The DNA window ATTCTATTAAAGACATTCTAGGAATGTCTGTTGAAGATACGTTGGACATCTTCAATAATCATCCCAAAATTCTTAAGATCTTAAGGTTGCTTGTAGATGTAGGATTGGGTTATCTGGAGCTTGGACAAACATTGACTACTTTATCTGGCGGCGAGGGCCAGAGATTAAAGCTTGCGAAAGAATTAATCAATAACGAGGGTAAGAATAATCTTTATCTAATCGATGAACCGACAGCAGGATTGCATCCAATTGATGTAGAAAACTTTCTTGTGCTTCTAGATCGAATAGTAGATTCAGGAAGTACAGTAATTGTAGTAGAACATAATCAACAGGTTATAAAAGCTTCCGACTGGATAATAGACCTTGGGCCAGAAGGCGGAGTCAATGGGGGTAAGGTAATTGCCGTGGGAACTCCTGATAAGATAATACACAATAAAAATTCTGTAACAGGAAAATTTTTATAAATATAGGTATTGACCATGTTTATTTAGTATTATCAACACCATTGACATGAAGTGCGTGGCGTTGGTAGTGAGGAGTGATTGAATTGATTGATATTCTGATAAAAAATGGATTAATAGTTGATGGGACAGGCCGTGCTGCTTATGAAGCGGATATTGCAGTTAACGATGGAAGAATTGTTGATATTGGAAAGAATTTAAGCTATGAAGCCGGAGAGATTATTGATGCATCAGAGTTGGTAGTAGCTCCTGGATTTATTGACGTACATAGCCACAACGATCTGGTACCTTTTATGGATCAGCAAATTGGGAATTTGAAACTGCTGCAGGGTGTTACTACTGAGCTAGTTGGTCAATGTGGTTTAGGCGTTGTACCTTGTATGGAAGATGAAAGCAAAGTATGGAAGAATTATATCAGGGGTGTAGTGGGAGACCCAGGTATTAGATGGGAGTTCAGCGATTTAAATGAGTACTTTAATAGTATAAATTCAAGAGGATTAAAAAATAATTATGCAGCACTTATATCACATGGAGCAGTCAGGACATATGTAATGGGGTTTGATAACAGAATGCCCGATAGAGGCGAGCTTGAGGATATGTGCAAAATTGTTGATGCAGCAATGGAAGCAGGGGCTTTTGGCATGTCTTTGGGACTGCAATATATGCCGGCCATTTTCAGCTCAAGAGATGAACTTATAGAAATATGCAAGGTTGTGAAGAAATATAATGGGGTGGTTATGGTTCATCTTAGGAACCATGATAGCTCCATAGTCGATGCCTTGGACGAAATAATCGCTATTGCTGAAAGTTCAAAAGTAAGACTTCATATTTCTCATATGCGGTCTTATAATTCCAAGGAACTTGGATGTAGTGCTGAAGTACTTATTGAGCTTATAGAAAATGCAATTAAGAAGGGCATAAATATTACATTTGATGAACATCTATATCTTTCAGGAAGTACATTAATGACACAACTTTTACCTCCTTGGATTACAGAGGAGGGAAGTGATAATTTAATAGCTAAGCTAAAGGATAAAGAAGTATTAGGAAAAGTAAAGATTGAGCTTTCCAATAAGGAAACTCATTATAAAGGATGGGACAACTATAGTGCAATTAATGGCTGGGACGGAATACTTATAACCTCCGTAAAAACAGAAAAAAATAGAATTTATATTGGCAAAACTGTTGGGTCTATTGCTAAAAACTTAGAAATACATCCGGTAGATTTTGTTGCAAATCTATTAATAGAAGAACAAACCGGAGTAGGAATAGTGACTTTAAATGTATTTTCAGAGGAGGATACTATAAAGCTAATAAAGCATCCATTGCAAATGGTAGGCTCTGACAGTATACCTGCTGGTGTGCCGCATCCACGTTTGTATGGCAATTATCCGCTTTTCATAGGTAAATTTGTAAGAGAAAAAAAGGTTATTGGCTTGGAAACTGCTATTAATAAGTGCACATTACTGCCAGCAGCAACCTTGGGCATTCAGTATATAGGGGAACTATCAACAGGAAAAACAGCAGATATTACAATATTTAATTTTAATGAAATCACTGGCTTTGAGGATTATAACAATTCAACTTTACCACCTATTGGTATAAAGCATGTTATATTAAGGGGTAAAGTTGCTGTTAGAGACGAGAAACCATGTGTGGAGAGCTATGGAAGAGTGATTAAAAAGCTGTAAGGAAACAGTATCAATGCTTCCTTACAGCTTTCATTTACTCCAGATTCAGTTTTCTCTTCAAAATATAATTGGTTAATATGAAATACCCAGCGCTGATGGCTACGAAGTATAAGATAGAGACCAACAGAAAGTTATTAACTTGTAAAGCACTGGGAATGGAGTTAATTTCTATTCCAAAGGCAGCTTTATTCCAGAAAATGAAGCTTATTAACGTCATGAATACTTGTGAAATCGTCTTCAGTGCGATATACATACCGAAGGAGGCCAGCAGTTTATGCTTGTTGAAAAGGTGCCCCAATGCAATGGCTGCATAAATAGTCAATATAGTAGAAGCAATGGCCAATAAACCAAGGATGATGGCTTCAAAGCTCACTAGATAAGTGGATGCTCCAAAATATTGCCTGAACTGGTTAAAAACCATTGACAGTCCATTATAAAGCTCTATAGTGGAAATATCCTTTGAGGAAATGAACAAAATGGAGCATAAAGCAACACCACTGCTCACAACCGTCCAAAGCATTGAAACGGCTAACTTGCTGAGAATATGACTCCACGATTCAACCGGAAGAGTAAACATCAGATAGCCTTCGTCGCCCAAAAGGTTTTTATAGAATCGCTGTATCAGTACAATGAATGTCATCAACACCATACCTACCACCAAAGTTACATAAACAACCATACTGATGGTCATAGCAAGACTGCTAAAAGAAAATGATCTTTCACCTATATTGGGCACAGCAAAGAAGAACCGATTTATCGCCCCAAAGATCAGAATGGTAAGATAAAGAGGTAGAAACAGACGGGCTGTTGCCTTTACCTCATATTTTAAAAGTTTGCCTAACATTTGAAAACCTCCCTGAATAAAGCATCAACTGATTTTCCGTTTTCATCGCGGATTTCATCCACCGTTTTTGTGAGCACCACTTGACCATCCTTCAAAAAGATGATATCGTCAAGGATCTTCTCAATATCAGAAATCAGATGTGTCGAAATAATGATAGTTGCATTTTCCTGATAGTTGCCCAGTATGGTATCTAGAATATAGTCCCTGGCTGCCGGGTCCACACCACCGATGGGTTCATCAAGCAGATATAGCTGCGCCTCACGGCTCATTACTAGAATCAGCTGTACTTTTTCCTTTGTTCCCTTCGACAGTGTCTTTAATCGCTCAGAAGGGTTGATATTTAGTCTTTTCAACATGTCATAGGCCTTTTCTACATTGAAATCTGTGTAAAAATCCTGGAACATCTGAATAATCTCGGAAACCTTCATCCAGTCATTAAGATAGGTTTTCTCCGGTAAATAGGAAATAACTTTTTTTGTTTCGATTCCCGGTGTGTTTCCCGCTATTTGAAGTTCGCCGCTTGTTGACGTCAGAAGATCATTACAAAGCTTTATGAAGGTGCTTTTTCCACTGCCGTTAGGCCCAAGCAAGCCTACTATCCGACCTCTCTCTATGTTCAAGTTAATGTTACTCAAAGCCTTTTTATTACCAAAGCTTTTGCTTAAGTTCTTACATGTTAGAATGGAACTCATTTTTTCGCCTCCTCCAGCATTGTTGAAATTATGGAAAGGGTCTCTGTTTTGCCAAAGCCCAAGCTTTTCATTTTTTCAAGAAATTCCGATATTTGATCCTGAGCCAGTTTATGTTTTGCCTGTTGAATCATTTTAACATCCTCCGTTATAAATCTTCCAGTTGTGCGGTTGGTATAGAGCAGCCCATCTTCCTCTAATTTAGAGAGAGCCTTCTGCATGGTATTTGGGTTCACTGCAGCCTCCTGCGCCAACTCTCTGACTGAAGGAAGCTTTGAGCCTGGTGCAAATATCCCAGAGCAAATTTTGATCTGGATTTGCTCAATTAACTGCGAATAAATAGGTCGGTCTGATTTTAAATCCCAAGACACACGATCACTCCTT is part of the Clostridia bacterium genome and encodes:
- a CDS encoding D-aminoacylase, giving the protein MIDILIKNGLIVDGTGRAAYEADIAVNDGRIVDIGKNLSYEAGEIIDASELVVAPGFIDVHSHNDLVPFMDQQIGNLKLLQGVTTELVGQCGLGVVPCMEDESKVWKNYIRGVVGDPGIRWEFSDLNEYFNSINSRGLKNNYAALISHGAVRTYVMGFDNRMPDRGELEDMCKIVDAAMEAGAFGMSLGLQYMPAIFSSRDELIEICKVVKKYNGVVMVHLRNHDSSIVDALDEIIAIAESSKVRLHISHMRSYNSKELGCSAEVLIELIENAIKKGINITFDEHLYLSGSTLMTQLLPPWITEEGSDNLIAKLKDKEVLGKVKIELSNKETHYKGWDNYSAINGWDGILITSVKTEKNRIYIGKTVGSIAKNLEIHPVDFVANLLIEEQTGVGIVTLNVFSEEDTIKLIKHPLQMVGSDSIPAGVPHPRLYGNYPLFIGKFVREKKVIGLETAINKCTLLPAATLGIQYIGELSTGKTADITIFNFNEITGFEDYNNSTLPPIGIKHVILRGKVAVRDEKPCVESYGRVIKKL
- a CDS encoding ABC transporter ATP-binding protein, with amino-acid sequence MSSILTCKNLSKSFGNKKALSNINLNIERGRIVGLLGPNGSGKSTFIKLCNDLLTSTSGELQIAGNTPGIETKKVISYLPEKTYLNDWMKVSEIIQMFQDFYTDFNVEKAYDMLKRLNINPSERLKTLSKGTKEKVQLILVMSREAQLYLLDEPIGGVDPAARDYILDTILGNYQENATIIISTHLISDIEKILDDIIFLKDGQVVLTKTVDEIRDENGKSVDALFREVFKC
- a CDS encoding GntR family transcriptional regulator, with the protein product MSWDLKSDRPIYSQLIEQIQIKICSGIFAPGSKLPSVRELAQEAAVNPNTMQKALSKLEEDGLLYTNRTTGRFITEDVKMIQQAKHKLAQDQISEFLEKMKSLGFGKTETLSIISTMLEEAKK